The following are encoded together in the Oceanobacillus zhaokaii genome:
- a CDS encoding glycoside hydrolase family 32 protein: MINSKEILDRVNFLVEKHQPLVASDPYRLYYHLMPSVGLLNDPNGFVYYRGEYHIFYQWNPFATAHGSKFWGHSVSTDLVHWKEAPIILAPGEWYDKNGCYSGSAVVFEDQMYVFYTGNVKDENGKRDSYQCLAVSKDGIHFEKKGPVINVPDGYTAHFRDPKVFRKNNKWYMVLGAQTDAGTGEAVYYTSNNLYDWNFHGTLAGSGKNGLGAFGYMWECPDFFELGGTDILMVCPQGIEAKGYEYQNVFQTGYFSGKINDREEIFQHGPFREMDRGFDFYAPQTTSGPNGRRLVFGWMGNAEDENSQQPTTKYEWVHALTLPRELKWKNGKLLQHPVEELKSLRGKEIKFENTRLEKHKALRFQELVFEMIVDFNSFDTDCLTIEIGESKLIYYRKEQLFTFQRKHFSKPGLMEVRHCKLKELRSIHIFKDTSSIELFLNNGEEVFTSRVFDDNNVILLHIEDGSATLNIQKWDLKRVTTY, translated from the coding sequence ATGATAAATTCAAAGGAAATTTTGGATAGAGTAAATTTTTTAGTGGAAAAACATCAACCCTTGGTAGCAAGCGATCCCTATCGCTTGTACTACCATTTGATGCCATCTGTCGGATTGTTGAATGATCCGAATGGGTTTGTTTATTATCGGGGAGAGTATCATATTTTTTACCAGTGGAATCCCTTTGCAACAGCACATGGTTCCAAGTTCTGGGGACATTCTGTATCGACGGATCTTGTTCACTGGAAAGAAGCCCCTATCATCTTAGCGCCTGGCGAGTGGTACGACAAGAACGGATGTTATTCAGGCAGTGCAGTTGTTTTTGAAGACCAGATGTATGTGTTTTACACAGGAAACGTGAAAGATGAAAATGGGAAACGTGATTCCTATCAGTGCCTGGCTGTATCGAAGGACGGTATCCATTTTGAAAAGAAAGGTCCTGTGATAAATGTGCCAGATGGCTATACTGCTCATTTTCGGGATCCAAAAGTTTTCCGGAAAAACAATAAATGGTATATGGTGCTCGGCGCGCAAACGGATGCTGGTACAGGAGAAGCGGTGTATTACACATCCAATAATCTATATGATTGGAATTTCCATGGTACGCTTGCAGGAAGCGGAAAGAATGGCCTTGGGGCGTTTGGTTATATGTGGGAATGCCCTGATTTTTTTGAACTCGGCGGAACAGATATTTTAATGGTTTGTCCTCAAGGGATTGAGGCAAAAGGCTACGAATACCAGAATGTGTTTCAGACTGGCTACTTTTCGGGAAAAATAAACGATAGAGAGGAAATTTTTCAGCACGGTCCCTTTAGAGAAATGGATCGCGGGTTTGATTTTTATGCTCCACAAACTACTTCAGGACCAAATGGAAGAAGGCTTGTATTTGGCTGGATGGGCAATGCCGAAGATGAGAATTCACAGCAGCCTACAACAAAATATGAGTGGGTTCACGCGCTAACCCTGCCTCGCGAACTTAAGTGGAAAAATGGAAAATTGCTGCAGCACCCTGTTGAAGAACTAAAGTCCCTTCGAGGTAAAGAAATCAAGTTTGAGAATACCCGCCTTGAAAAGCACAAGGCGTTACGTTTTCAGGAACTTGTTTTTGAAATGATCGTCGACTTTAACAGTTTCGATACAGACTGTTTGACGATTGAAATTGGAGAATCCAAACTGATTTACTATCGAAAGGAGCAGTTATTTACCTTCCAAAGAAAGCATTTTTCAAAGCCAGGGCTAATGGAAGTAAGGCATTGTAAATTAAAGGAACTGAGAAGCATTCATATATTCAAAGATACCTCCTCAATTGAACTTTTTCTTAACAACGGAGAAGAGGTTTTCACATCAAGAGTTTTTGACGATAACAATGTGATTTTGCTGCATATAGAAGATGGAAGTGCCACATTGAACATTCAAAAATGGGATTTGAAGCGCGTTACAACCTATTAA